One window of Methanobacterium alkalithermotolerans genomic DNA carries:
- the mvhA gene encoding F420-non-reducing hydrogenase subunit MvhA, whose protein sequence is MVKLTMEPVTRIEGHAKITVNLDDAGNVEDTRLHVMEFRGFEKFMQGRPVEEAPRIVPRICGICDVQHHLAAAKAADQCYGFQDDEILPTAYRMREIMNWGSFMHSHALHFYFLAAPDFIAGKDRKTRNVFQIIKDAPDLALQAIQIRKNGLDIVKEIGGRPIHPTSSTPGGISTELDDETQKDLQQKAAQNIELAEATLQTAIPIFEENIDLVNSLGNIETRHTGLVNKGLWDVYNGDVRIKDKDGSIFREFQSGDYLDTVAEHVKPYSWLKFPYIKELGYPEGIYRVAPLSRLNVADKFPEVAVKANDYLKEFRSNFGDMPQQTLLFHWARLIEMLASSELAASALEEDLSGQKFPDEIERTAGEGVGIVEAPRGTLIHHYKTDDDGLMTNVNIVVATIQNNPAMEMGIQKVAKDYIKPGVEVDDKIFNLMEMVIRAYDPCLSCATHTIDSQMRLATLEVFDNDGNLVNKI, encoded by the coding sequence ATGGTTAAACTTACTATGGAACCTGTAACCAGGATTGAAGGTCACGCTAAAATTACTGTGAACCTGGATGATGCAGGAAACGTGGAAGACACTCGTTTACACGTTATGGAATTTAGAGGTTTCGAAAAATTCATGCAAGGAAGACCTGTGGAAGAAGCACCACGGATCGTACCTAGAATTTGTGGTATCTGTGATGTACAACACCACTTAGCTGCAGCTAAGGCAGCAGATCAGTGTTATGGATTCCAGGATGATGAAATTTTACCTACTGCCTACCGGATGAGAGAAATTATGAACTGGGGTTCATTCATGCACTCCCATGCTCTACACTTCTACTTCCTGGCAGCACCGGATTTCATTGCTGGTAAAGACAGAAAAACCAGAAATGTATTCCAGATTATTAAAGATGCTCCAGACTTAGCTCTACAAGCTATACAAATTCGTAAAAATGGTCTGGATATTGTAAAAGAAATTGGTGGAAGACCTATTCACCCTACTTCATCCACACCTGGCGGTATATCCACTGAACTGGATGATGAAACTCAAAAAGACCTGCAACAAAAGGCAGCCCAAAATATAGAACTGGCAGAAGCCACTCTACAAACCGCTATACCTATATTCGAGGAAAACATTGATCTGGTAAATTCCCTGGGCAACATTGAAACCCGACATACCGGTCTAGTTAATAAAGGACTATGGGATGTTTACAACGGTGATGTGCGAATAAAAGACAAAGATGGTAGTATTTTCCGTGAATTCCAATCTGGAGATTACCTGGATACCGTTGCAGAACATGTAAAACCTTACTCCTGGTTGAAATTCCCCTACATTAAAGAATTAGGATACCCTGAAGGTATTTACCGGGTTGCACCTTTATCCCGATTAAATGTTGCTGACAAATTCCCCGAAGTAGCAGTTAAAGCTAACGACTACTTAAAAGAATTCAGAAGCAATTTTGGAGATATGCCTCAACAGACTTTATTATTCCACTGGGCCCGACTCATAGAGATGCTAGCTTCATCTGAACTGGCCGCAAGCGCATTGGAAGAAGATTTATCTGGACAAAAATTCCCTGATGAAATCGAAAGAACTGCAGGTGAAGGTGTTGGAATAGTAGAAGCCCCAAGAGGAACTTTAATCCACCACTACAAAACTGATGATGATGGCTTAATGACCAATGTAAACATTGTAGTAGCCACTATCCAGAACAACCCTGCTATGGAAATGGGTATCCAGAAGGTTGCTAAAGATTACATCAAACCAGGTGTGGAAGTAGACGACAAAATCTTCAACTTAATGGAAATGGTTATTCGAGCATACGATCCATGTCTATCCTGTGCTACTCACACCATTGACAGTCAAATGAGACTAGCCACCTTAGAAGTATTTGACAATGATGGAAATCTGGTCAATAAAATTTAA
- the mvhG gene encoding NADH-quinone oxidoreductase subunit B family protein: protein MADKAKIGTMWLGGCSGCHLSIADFHEALLDVMELADFEFSPVLMDTKYDEIPELDVVIIEGGIRNDENRELAEELRKKAKFVINYGTCAVYGGIPGLGNLSTPDELIQEAYINSPSTPNEEGIIPNEEVPHLESRVRPLNEVIDVDLSVPGCPPRSDVVAQAVLALLKGEPVELPSTNLCEVCPREKPPEGLAMDFIKRQFEIGKPEEEMCLIPQGLICMGPATISICGAECPSIAIQCRGCYGPTPKVQDQGAKMISAIASDYGVEQDKTVDPEEVADQLDDIVGTFYTYTLPAALVPVKMRKEGK, encoded by the coding sequence ATGGCCGATAAAGCAAAAATAGGAACAATGTGGCTGGGTGGATGTTCAGGTTGTCACCTTTCCATCGCTGATTTTCACGAAGCTCTACTGGATGTAATGGAACTGGCAGACTTTGAATTCAGCCCGGTATTAATGGACACCAAATACGATGAAATTCCTGAACTGGATGTAGTAATCATTGAAGGTGGAATCCGTAATGATGAAAACCGGGAACTGGCAGAAGAACTACGTAAAAAAGCCAAATTCGTAATAAATTACGGAACCTGTGCAGTTTATGGAGGAATTCCGGGTTTAGGAAATTTAAGTACTCCTGATGAATTGATCCAGGAAGCTTACATTAATTCACCAAGTACTCCTAATGAAGAAGGTATCATACCTAATGAAGAAGTACCTCACTTAGAAAGCAGAGTAAGACCACTAAACGAAGTAATCGATGTGGACTTATCTGTACCTGGCTGCCCACCAAGATCTGATGTGGTTGCTCAGGCAGTTCTCGCTTTATTAAAAGGAGAACCTGTAGAACTACCATCTACTAACCTTTGCGAAGTTTGTCCAAGAGAAAAACCACCAGAAGGTTTAGCTATGGACTTTATAAAAAGGCAGTTTGAAATTGGTAAACCTGAAGAAGAAATGTGCTTAATCCCCCAGGGATTAATATGCATGGGACCCGCAACTATATCTATCTGTGGAGCAGAATGCCCCAGCATAGCTATTCAGTGCAGAGGTTGCTACGGACCTACTCCTAAGGTTCAAGATCAAGGTGCCAAGATGATTAGTGCTATTGCATCTGACTACGGGGTAGAACAGGATAAAACTGTTGACCCGGAAGAAGTGGCCGATCAATTAGATGATATTGTGGGCACATTTTATACTTACACACTCCCTGCGGCGTTAGTACCCGTAAAAATGAGGAAGGAGGGTAAATAA
- a CDS encoding hydrogenase iron-sulfur subunit — protein MAEDDVKIVMFCCNWCSYGGADTAGTARMQYPPNVRVIRVMCSGRIEPQFVFKAFREGADGVIVAGCHHGDCHYDAGNYKLDRRMRLVYKLAEDMGIGKERIYHDWISASEGEKFAETVKMMVERIKSLGASPLKEQINVEA, from the coding sequence ATGGCTGAGGATGACGTAAAAATTGTAATGTTTTGTTGCAACTGGTGCTCCTACGGTGGGGCTGACACTGCAGGTACCGCAAGGATGCAATACCCTCCCAATGTAAGGGTAATAAGAGTAATGTGTTCTGGAAGAATTGAACCACAATTTGTGTTTAAAGCATTCCGAGAAGGTGCAGATGGTGTTATTGTAGCAGGATGCCACCACGGTGACTGTCACTATGATGCAGGAAACTACAAACTTGATAGGAGAATGAGACTGGTTTACAAGCTGGCAGAAGATATGGGAATTGGTAAAGAAAGAATCTACCACGACTGGATTTCTGCTTCAGAAGGAGAAAAATTTGCTGAAACCGTTAAGATGATGGTTGAAAGAATCAAGTCCTTAGGCGCATCTCCTTTAAAGGAACAAATAAATGTTGAAGCTTAA
- the hmdC gene encoding 5,10-methenyltetrahydromethanopterin hydrogenase cofactor biosynthesis protein HmdC: MHEMVKEAINDMNVALELSKSKKDVISIVDAISSLSREESMQLGKNFKKFPLGCDLTEILVGTCASDLEKIDLMGNCRVADIMGHGIHVCAYAFADIAENYGMKPLDLFKEIRESTDVPIDLDHFGKYGPMRFPSNIVRCSGDCYYQGPSLKECPRGRIHSRLLEKEKEGLFDCEEWIKLASSVAINLTSAQGGEGHAAPLKEAEIVAQMAKKYGKGIEAIMFIGDGYEDLITGFSTALDMQADVIVLEGGPFNLSSHRLDDFAKAVAMARILAPGKVVATNGAYEDECRVGLRSGLNAIITGFPQNHHGYMCGYSPGTAKRGNFGLPRVMQIIREEINSACACGEQTRAPIGKEELEALAAAVKVVGPENVYPKKIGDSVLGDAHWVCIAQSPLYSKARVQHTTSDIVKMAENGEIKDNVALMGGRFVSWAMASALDGLVDEIIISDIDPWVERVTVDNLNSALKSDISRAKSNDKKAHDSAQTSIVTSTIPGLAQKLSKNFQGTISLV, encoded by the coding sequence ATGCATGAAATGGTAAAGGAAGCAATAAATGATATGAACGTGGCACTGGAATTGAGTAAATCTAAAAAAGATGTTATATCTATCGTGGATGCCATTTCGAGTCTTAGTAGAGAAGAATCCATGCAACTGGGCAAAAATTTTAAAAAATTTCCCCTGGGATGTGATTTAACTGAAATACTGGTTGGAACCTGTGCTTCAGATTTAGAAAAAATTGATTTAATGGGTAACTGTAGAGTGGCAGACATAATGGGGCATGGTATTCATGTCTGTGCATACGCTTTTGCAGATATTGCTGAAAATTATGGAATGAAGCCTCTGGACTTATTTAAAGAGATAAGAGAATCCACTGATGTTCCTATTGATCTGGACCATTTTGGTAAATATGGCCCCATGAGATTCCCCTCAAATATTGTAAGGTGTAGTGGAGATTGTTATTATCAGGGTCCATCACTTAAAGAATGTCCCCGGGGCAGAATACATTCCAGGCTTCTGGAAAAAGAAAAAGAAGGCTTATTTGACTGTGAAGAATGGATAAAACTAGCTTCTAGTGTGGCTATCAACCTTACCAGTGCCCAGGGTGGAGAAGGACACGCGGCTCCTCTAAAAGAAGCAGAAATCGTTGCCCAAATGGCCAAAAAATATGGTAAAGGCATAGAAGCGATTATGTTCATTGGAGATGGCTATGAAGATTTAATAACTGGATTTAGCACTGCTCTGGATATGCAGGCAGATGTAATTGTTCTGGAAGGCGGACCATTTAACTTATCATCTCATCGACTCGATGATTTTGCAAAAGCGGTGGCTATGGCCCGTATACTTGCTCCAGGTAAGGTGGTGGCCACCAATGGGGCCTATGAAGATGAGTGCCGGGTAGGTTTAAGGTCCGGATTAAATGCCATAATTACAGGCTTTCCACAAAATCATCATGGTTATATGTGTGGCTATTCCCCTGGAACTGCCAAAAGAGGTAACTTTGGACTACCACGGGTAATGCAAATCATAAGAGAAGAAATAAATTCTGCATGTGCTTGTGGTGAACAAACCAGAGCACCTATTGGAAAAGAAGAATTAGAAGCACTGGCCGCTGCAGTAAAAGTTGTTGGTCCTGAAAATGTTTATCCTAAAAAAATAGGAGATTCTGTCCTGGGCGATGCTCACTGGGTTTGTATTGCCCAATCTCCATTATATTCAAAGGCCAGAGTTCAACATACCACTTCAGATATAGTAAAAATGGCAGAAAATGGGGAAATTAAAGATAACGTAGCTCTAATGGGGGGCAGATTTGTTTCCTGGGCCATGGCCTCTGCACTGGATGGACTGGTTGATGAGATTATAATCAGTGATATTGATCCCTGGGTGGAAAGGGTAACGGTAGATAATTTGAATTCTGCCTTAAAATCAGATATTTCAAGGGCCAAATCCAATGATAAAAAGGCTCATGATAGTGCTCAAACCTCAATTGTAACTTCTACTATTCCTGGTTTGGCCCAAAAACTATCTAAAAATTTTCAGGGCACTATAAGTCTGGTTTAA
- the hmd gene encoding 5,10-methenyltetrahydromethanopterin hydrogenase gives MKVAILGAGCYRTHAASGITNFSRACEVAESVGKPEIAMTHSTITMGAELKELCGIKDIVISDPVFENGIMFIDDFEYENVIEAHKENPENVMPDIRAKVNEVAKDLPKPPKGAIHFTDPEDLGLKITTDDVEAVADADWIMTWLPKGDMQMGIIEKFADNIKEGAILTHACTVPTTMFQKIFEDLTSAEMNIAPKVNVSSYHPGAVPEMKGQVYIAEGYANADSINKLVELGQTARGNAYTLPAELLGPVCDMCSALTAITYAGILGYRDSVMDVLGAPAGFAQMMAKESLEQITTLMEKVDIDKMEDHLDPAALLGTADSMNFGATGEILPTILEALEKRSK, from the coding sequence ATGAAAGTTGCCATATTAGGAGCAGGTTGTTACCGAACCCATGCTGCCAGTGGAATAACCAATTTCTCACGGGCATGTGAAGTAGCAGAATCTGTAGGAAAACCAGAGATAGCCATGACCCACTCCACCATAACCATGGGTGCTGAGCTAAAAGAATTATGTGGAATAAAAGATATAGTAATATCAGATCCAGTATTCGAAAATGGAATAATGTTTATAGATGATTTTGAATACGAAAATGTAATAGAAGCTCATAAAGAAAATCCTGAGAACGTGATGCCCGATATAAGGGCTAAGGTAAATGAAGTAGCTAAAGACCTACCCAAACCACCTAAAGGCGCTATACATTTTACAGACCCTGAAGATCTTGGTTTAAAAATAACTACTGATGATGTGGAAGCTGTTGCAGATGCAGACTGGATTATGACCTGGCTCCCCAAAGGGGACATGCAAATGGGAATTATTGAAAAATTCGCAGATAATATTAAAGAAGGTGCTATTTTAACCCACGCCTGTACCGTTCCCACCACCATGTTCCAAAAAATATTTGAAGACCTCACCAGCGCAGAAATGAATATTGCACCTAAAGTAAATGTTTCATCATATCACCCTGGTGCTGTGCCAGAAATGAAGGGACAGGTTTACATTGCCGAAGGATATGCCAATGCAGATTCTATAAATAAATTAGTAGAATTAGGTCAGACTGCCAGAGGAAATGCATACACATTGCCAGCAGAGTTATTAGGACCTGTTTGCGATATGTGCTCTGCACTTACAGCCATTACCTATGCCGGAATACTGGGTTACCGGGACTCAGTAATGGATGTTCTGGGAGCTCCCGCAGGATTTGCTCAAATGATGGCTAAAGAATCATTAGAACAGATCACTACCCTTATGGAAAAAGTGGATATAGATAAAATGGAAGATCATTTAGATCCTGCAGCATTACTGGGTACTGCTGATTCTATGAACTTCGGAGCAACTGGAGAAATCTTACCAACCATCTTAGAAGCTTTAGAAAAAAGAAGTAAATAA
- the hmdB gene encoding 5,10-methenyltetrahydromethanopterin hydrogenase cofactor biosynthesis protein HmdB, producing the protein MINKILKKGLDGEYLENNEILELFQAKSNDDLNNMFDTAVEIRNNNINTIKLTSTVHMTNKCQVIPKCKYCGFAAGTSQEGYYNSFFKQDEEILEAVLNIEKSGIPRVSCSGAHGFEGTHALRAAQIVKENTSLELLINVGSDLTEAVVEKLAEYKVDTVCCNLETINKKLFFYLKPGETLKQRIDICEMISNAGIELSSGILIGLGETYQDRINHLKFIKDFETLGEIPLMGFNPYKGTPMEHHPPCSLKEQMKTIAITRILFPEIRITVPTPTIGPENVKYSLMAGADNLATVIPENYPHHLKGVGNPVFSNLRDVLASINEMGLKSQLNENLNSNYCPGEILQSE; encoded by the coding sequence TTGATAAATAAAATCTTAAAAAAAGGATTGGATGGGGAATATCTGGAAAATAATGAAATATTGGAGTTATTTCAGGCTAAGAGTAATGATGATTTAAATAACATGTTTGATACAGCAGTTGAAATACGAAATAATAATATAAACACCATTAAGCTTACTTCCACCGTGCATATGACCAACAAATGTCAAGTTATTCCTAAATGTAAATACTGCGGTTTTGCTGCAGGTACATCTCAGGAAGGATATTATAATTCTTTTTTTAAACAGGATGAAGAAATACTTGAAGCTGTTTTGAATATAGAAAAATCAGGCATACCTCGTGTTAGCTGTTCAGGCGCACATGGCTTTGAAGGAACCCACGCACTCCGGGCAGCCCAGATAGTTAAAGAAAACACCTCCCTGGAACTACTTATAAATGTTGGTTCAGATCTAACTGAGGCAGTGGTGGAAAAATTAGCAGAGTATAAAGTAGATACGGTGTGCTGTAATTTAGAAACCATCAATAAAAAATTATTTTTTTATTTAAAACCCGGCGAAACCTTAAAACAAAGAATAGATATATGTGAAATGATTTCTAATGCGGGAATTGAGCTTTCTTCAGGTATTCTCATTGGTCTGGGAGAAACTTATCAGGACCGCATAAATCATCTAAAATTTATTAAAGATTTTGAAACACTGGGTGAAATACCTCTAATGGGTTTTAATCCATATAAAGGGACTCCTATGGAACACCACCCGCCCTGTTCTTTAAAAGAACAGATGAAAACCATTGCCATTACCCGAATATTATTCCCTGAAATAAGAATTACCGTACCCACCCCTACCATTGGCCCAGAAAATGTTAAATATTCATTGATGGCCGGGGCAGATAATCTGGCCACGGTGATACCTGAAAATTACCCTCATCATTTAAAAGGAGTAGGAAATCCAGTTTTTAGTAATTTAAGGGATGTTTTAGCATCCATAAATGAAATGGGACTTAAATCTCAACTTAACGAAAATTTAAATTCTAATTACTGTCCGGGAGAGATTCTTCAAAGTGAGTAG
- a CDS encoding DUF3236 domain-containing protein translates to MQLENLIKNAYQESADGIRKGDLIKEVVGIREYILNSKKIIVPNWNKAKLDVINQVLKEFGLRKAKHLEFHTSSCDLTRMPAINKAIMALDIAPCDLVIARGRLGVPGSGSMLVIIDNKGRLLSAAISPPHIIHGKTIKDAVYYEMTLALERLGFTRK, encoded by the coding sequence ATGCAGCTGGAAAATTTAATTAAAAATGCTTATCAGGAATCTGCTGACGGAATTAGAAAAGGAGATCTAATAAAAGAGGTAGTGGGAATAAGGGAGTATATCCTTAATTCTAAAAAAATTATTGTGCCTAATTGGAATAAAGCTAAGTTAGATGTAATAAATCAAGTTTTAAAAGAATTTGGGCTCCGAAAAGCCAAACATCTTGAATTTCATACCAGTTCCTGTGATCTTACCCGGATGCCTGCCATTAACAAGGCAATCATGGCCCTGGATATTGCTCCCTGTGATCTTGTTATTGCACGTGGGCGGTTAGGAGTTCCTGGATCCGGTTCTATGCTGGTAATAATCGATAATAAAGGTCGATTACTTTCTGCAGCAATATCTCCCCCGCACATTATTCATGGTAAAACTATTAAAGACGCGGTTTATTATGAAATGACATTGGCCCTGGAAAGGTTGGGCTTTACCAGAAAATAA
- a CDS encoding SAM-dependent methyltransferase HcgC family protein, which produces MAYNQKSDFKPKFEQGITPTVQTIFSQITVKDIINYISSLKAQAIISWMEKTNLSGKILIFGTYITGFKVANLLVKNYQVTVVDIHPHLKYFLDEKVSFRKDITELDSAETFEVIIDTTGIGGIDLSILDFFNAPKVLLVENPTSDGSDNLIKSFDETLSRLKHSSASRKGYLFTHGLNSKTSGTMTLTMEVLRRSMRDVLCKEGVLYAVPSLDFYERILFQEKNPEKYLKSIQRPAMVVSSLDRVDCDHIIRENLEKINSVLVESKD; this is translated from the coding sequence ATGGCCTATAACCAAAAATCAGATTTTAAACCCAAATTTGAACAGGGTATCACTCCCACAGTGCAAACTATTTTTTCTCAAATAACGGTGAAAGATATAATTAATTATATAAGTAGCCTGAAAGCACAGGCCATTATTTCCTGGATGGAAAAAACCAATTTAAGTGGAAAAATACTTATTTTTGGGACTTATATAACTGGATTTAAAGTTGCTAATTTACTGGTGAAAAATTACCAGGTTACAGTGGTGGATATACATCCCCACCTTAAGTATTTTCTAGATGAAAAAGTATCTTTTAGAAAAGATATAACCGAATTAGATTCTGCAGAAACTTTTGAAGTTATAATAGACACCACCGGGATTGGAGGCATTGATTTAAGTATATTAGATTTTTTTAATGCTCCGAAAGTGCTCTTAGTAGAGAATCCAACTTCTGATGGTAGTGATAACCTTATAAAAAGTTTTGATGAAACCCTGAGTCGTTTGAAGCATTCTTCTGCCTCACGTAAAGGATACCTATTTACACATGGATTGAATTCCAAGACCTCCGGAACCATGACTCTGACCATGGAAGTTCTTAGAAGATCCATGAGGGATGTATTATGCAAAGAAGGGGTACTTTATGCAGTTCCCTCCCTGGATTTTTATGAAAGAATACTTTTCCAGGAAAAGAACCCTGAAAAATATTTAAAATCAATTCAAAGGCCGGCTATGGTAGTTTCATCCCTGGATAGGGTGGATTGTGATCATATAATAAGGGAAAACCTGGAAAAAATTAATTCCGTGCTAGTTGAATCAAAGGATTAA
- a CDS encoding Nif3-like dinuclear metal center hexameric protein: protein MKALELFKKIEDEIPKDLALKDDFVGYIGKSSNLSYDIERVLILMDYVPHLNDINYSDYDLLILHHPPFNHPNNFKAPELELPTYVIHSNWDIIKGGACDALADSLNIDITGILDPQTGLGRIGIIKNGPISVTEFVNNVSAALKLNQLKTVNNDNALIEKIALVSGFGLSPSYIQKAYDKNVDLYLSGDLTHAGAIMAKKIGIRLLDVSHHASEVPGLYRLGELISRMGVEVKVKDSGIPWKAYYFK, encoded by the coding sequence ATGAAAGCTTTGGAGTTATTTAAAAAGATTGAAGACGAAATTCCCAAAGACTTAGCTTTAAAAGATGATTTTGTAGGTTATATTGGGAAATCAAGTAATTTAAGCTATGATATAGAACGAGTTCTAATTTTAATGGATTATGTTCCCCATTTAAATGATATTAATTACAGTGATTATGATCTATTAATATTACACCATCCTCCTTTTAACCATCCTAACAATTTCAAAGCCCCGGAATTGGAATTACCCACCTATGTTATTCATTCTAACTGGGATATTATTAAAGGAGGGGCCTGTGATGCTCTGGCAGATTCATTAAATATTGACATAACTGGCATTTTAGATCCACAAACCGGTTTAGGTCGTATAGGGATAATAAAAAATGGTCCAATATCTGTAACTGAATTTGTAAATAATGTATCCGCTGCATTGAAATTAAATCAGCTGAAAACGGTTAATAATGATAATGCTTTAATAGAGAAAATTGCCCTGGTGTCTGGTTTTGGTCTTAGTCCTTCCTATATACAGAAGGCATATGATAAAAACGTGGACTTATACTTATCAGGAGATCTTACTCATGCTGGAGCAATAATGGCTAAAAAAATAGGTATAAGATTATTAGATGTTAGCCATCATGCCAGTGAAGTCCCGGGTCTGTATAGATTAGGGGAATTAATTTCCAGGATGGGTGTGGAGGTAAAGGTAAAAGATAGTGGAATCCCCTGGAAAGCATATTATTTTAAATAG
- a CDS encoding FeGP cofactor biosynthesis protein HcgF family protein, translated as MTSKSPIKISCAECFTHGKIAREIHSFARGYPSQYHWNIKPSQIKISLVGGVFAPTINSVESLLKIKPLDPVLNLDGIKVYKEKEDLKMATMMAQAVLKISNSDIGIGTSAGIGKGGISVCNDKIILSCTSEIHADLRNSPVNLILERQKSGIEKALFLLENLINGTIDSLYSENIIIRYK; from the coding sequence ATGACATCAAAAAGTCCGATTAAAATTTCCTGCGCAGAGTGTTTTACCCATGGAAAAATTGCCCGGGAAATACATTCCTTTGCCAGAGGGTATCCCTCACAATACCACTGGAATATTAAACCATCCCAGATTAAAATATCACTTGTTGGCGGAGTTTTCGCACCCACCATAAATAGTGTGGAATCTTTACTTAAAATAAAACCATTGGATCCAGTTTTAAATCTGGATGGTATAAAGGTCTATAAAGAAAAAGAGGACTTGAAAATGGCCACTATGATGGCTCAAGCCGTCCTGAAGATTTCTAATTCAGATATAGGGATTGGAACAAGTGCCGGTATAGGAAAAGGAGGAATTTCAGTTTGCAATGATAAAATAATCCTATCATGCACTTCTGAAATCCATGCCGATCTTAGGAACTCTCCTGTCAATTTGATTTTAGAAAGACAAAAATCAGGGATTGAAAAAGCACTTTTTTTACTGGAAAACCTTATTAATGGCACCATAGACTCACTGTATTCTGAAAATATAATAATAAGATATAAATGA
- the sufC gene encoding Fe-S cluster assembly ATPase SufC, whose product MLLEINDLAVEVSGKQVLEDIDLHIGEGETHVLLGPNGSGKSTLFMSILGFPKYKVTNGEIIFKGEDITNLNTTERVKKGIGVSFQNPPAIRGVKLMDLLKVESGQAIEDDELSPEMMELSYKMKLDERFLERDVNLGFSGGEVKRSEILQLLAQKPDFIMFDEPDSGVDIENVELLAEQINILLDKHKKPGLREKSGLLITHLGYILNFVNADTANVLMDGRIACSGSPAEIMEDIRKEGFKGCVECCKVH is encoded by the coding sequence CTGCTTCTTGAAATAAACGATTTAGCAGTTGAAGTAAGTGGAAAACAGGTTCTAGAAGACATTGATTTGCATATAGGTGAAGGAGAAACACATGTTTTACTGGGGCCAAATGGTTCAGGAAAAAGTACCCTTTTTATGAGTATTCTAGGATTTCCCAAGTACAAGGTCACTAATGGGGAAATAATATTCAAAGGCGAAGATATTACCAATCTCAACACAACAGAAAGAGTCAAAAAAGGTATTGGAGTTAGTTTTCAGAACCCTCCCGCCATTAGAGGGGTAAAACTAATGGATCTACTGAAAGTAGAAAGTGGGCAGGCCATAGAAGATGACGAGCTCTCACCAGAAATGATGGAACTATCCTATAAAATGAAACTGGATGAACGTTTCCTGGAAAGGGATGTTAATCTGGGATTTTCAGGGGGAGAAGTGAAAAGGTCAGAGATACTGCAACTTCTAGCACAAAAACCTGATTTTATAATGTTTGATGAACCAGACTCCGGAGTGGATATAGAAAATGTGGAGTTACTGGCCGAACAAATCAATATTCTTCTGGATAAGCATAAAAAACCAGGTTTGAGAGAAAAATCAGGTCTTTTGATCACTCACCTGGGATACATACTGAATTTTGTCAACGCCGATACAGCCAATGTGTTGATGGATGGGAGAATAGCCTGTTCAGGAAGCCCTGCAGAGATTATGGAAGATATTAGAAAAGAAGGATTTAAAGGGTGTGTGGAATGTTGCAAAGTGCATTAG
- a CDS encoding PRC-barrel domain-containing protein, translating to MIEERKLIKGEEKFWSEIKGYQVATSNARILGELEELIINDKTGKITDVVIKVEKGRNVNVKGAKKKGEFLLVPFGKVEKVGEFIIISE from the coding sequence ATGATAGAAGAGAGGAAACTCATTAAAGGGGAAGAAAAATTTTGGAGTGAAATTAAGGGATATCAGGTAGCCACCAGCAACGCCAGGATTTTAGGAGAACTGGAAGAATTAATTATCAATGATAAGACGGGAAAGATTACTGATGTGGTTATTAAGGTTGAAAAAGGTCGAAATGTTAATGTAAAGGGAGCTAAGAAAAAAGGCGAGTTTTTACTGGTTCCTTTTGGTAAAGTGGAAAAAGTCGGGGAATTTATTATAATCTCCGAATAA